The DNA window ATCCGATCGGCTACGCGATGCCATATTGAGGGGGTGGACGGCATGGTAGCCTGCCTTCGTCCCTGTATTTTGCTCCGCCTATGGGCTCACCCTACGGGGCGAGCTCATATGGCTCGGACGGTATGCCCCGCGCCTCAGACGCGCCGGATGAATTGAGCCGATCACGTTCCCACTCACCCTGTTAGATCTCATACCCCTATAAGGTCACTACTTTTACAGGTATGAGGCGCCGCGTACTCTCTCCGCATCACAACAGTGGAGAGTGCTGCCATGCGTGTATTTCTGACAGGCGCGACGGGCTTTATTGGCTCGCATGTTATCTCGGAACTTCTGGCCGCCGGGCATGAGGTTCTGGGCATGACCCGGTCCGACAAGGGCGCCGAGGCGCTGGCGGCGGCGGGTGTCGCGGTTCATCGCGGCGAGCTGGAGGATGTCGCCAGCATTCGGGCCGGCGCGGCCCAGGCGGACGCGGTGATCCATACGGCGTTCGACCATGATTTCAGCCGGTTCGTGGACAATTGCGAGAAGGATCGGCGGGTGATCGGGGCGCTGGGCGATGAGCTCAAGGGTTCGGATCGGCCGCTGATCATCACGTCGGGCGTCGGCATGGGCGAGCGCGAGCATGGGGCGCCGGCTGTCGAGACGGTGTTCAACCTCACCCATGCCAATCCTCGCATCGCCTCCGAACAGGCCGGCAACGCCGCGCTTGAGAGCGGCGTGGATGTGCGCGTCGTTCGTCTTCCCCAGGTCCACGACACGACCAAGCAGGGGCTGATCACGCCGTTCATCGGCATTGTCCGCGAAAGAGGCTTTGCCGCCTATCTCGGCGAAGGCCTCAACCGTTGGTCGGCGGCGCATGTTGGCGACGTCGCCAAGCTCTACGCCCTGGTGCTCGACAAGGGCCGGCGCGGCGAGCGCTATCATGCCGTGGCGGAGGAGGGCATCTCGGCGCGGCAAGTGGCCGAAGTGGTTGGCGCCGGCCTTGGCGTGCCGGTCAAGTCGCTCTCACCCGATGAGGCGCCGGGCTATTTCGGCTGGTTTGCTCTTTTTGCCGGCCTCGACATGCCGGCTTCGAGCGAATTGACCCGCCAGCGGCTGGGGTGGACGCCGGCCGGCCCCGGTCTGATCGAGGACCTCGAAGCGATGGATTATACCAAGACGCATTGAAAATGCCTCTTCGCATTCTGCTTGCCGATTTCTCATGTCCCTGATGCAAATGAGAAATCGGCACTGACGTCAATGAGCGGATGCGTCAGCATCTTCGCGAATTGGGAGTATTCGGCGGGAGTCGTTGCCTGAGAGCGGCGGCCTCCCACTGGGGCGGCGCCGATATTTGCGCCGGCGATCGTTTTGCGCGGCTGCCAAAGTCGGCGGCGCGCCAATGAAACGTCCACGGATTTTGCGCGGAGGGCCGTGGCATGGCACTCGTTCCGCAGATCACCTGTCGAAAATGACTAGATCCTTAGTCTATGCTCTTGCATGCTCTAGTTAAAAA is part of the Pleomorphomonas sp. PLEO genome and encodes:
- a CDS encoding SDR family oxidoreductase, whose amino-acid sequence is MRVFLTGATGFIGSHVISELLAAGHEVLGMTRSDKGAEALAAAGVAVHRGELEDVASIRAGAAQADAVIHTAFDHDFSRFVDNCEKDRRVIGALGDELKGSDRPLIITSGVGMGEREHGAPAVETVFNLTHANPRIASEQAGNAALESGVDVRVVRLPQVHDTTKQGLITPFIGIVRERGFAAYLGEGLNRWSAAHVGDVAKLYALVLDKGRRGERYHAVAEEGISARQVAEVVGAGLGVPVKSLSPDEAPGYFGWFALFAGLDMPASSELTRQRLGWTPAGPGLIEDLEAMDYTKTH